One window from the genome of Nocardia higoensis encodes:
- the menE gene encoding o-succinylbenzoate--CoA ligase, with amino-acid sequence MPTGSGVVDVLPHLRAALEGEHGPAWLPIPTSDRREARRLADALGPGEPIDDDVALVVTTSGTTGVPKGAMLSASALRASGTATHERLGGPGTWLLALPSHHIAGLQVLLRSILAGTEPAVLDVSGGFLPEALVGAISGMRGERRYTALVPTQLIKALDEPAAAAALAELDAVLVGGAATPAPVYERARALGINAVRTYGMSETCGGCVYDGIPLTGVQVRIDDGRVVLGGPMIARGYRGRPDHPAFAEPGWFRTDDAGSFDDGVLRVTGRLDEAILTGGLLVIPQVVEDVLVTHPSISECAVLGLPDDRLGQRVAVAVVPAAGATPTLEDLRVHVERELDPTSAPRELAIVEELPLHGPGKPNRHRLRELLMARSTT; translated from the coding sequence ATGCCCACGGGCTCGGGCGTCGTCGATGTGCTCCCGCATCTGCGGGCGGCGCTGGAAGGCGAGCACGGCCCCGCCTGGCTGCCGATCCCCACCTCCGACCGCCGGGAAGCGCGCAGACTCGCCGACGCGCTCGGCCCGGGCGAGCCGATCGACGACGACGTCGCGCTGGTGGTCACCACCTCCGGCACCACCGGCGTGCCCAAGGGCGCGATGCTCAGCGCGTCGGCGTTGCGGGCCAGCGGCACCGCCACACACGAGCGGCTCGGCGGTCCGGGCACCTGGCTGCTGGCACTGCCCAGCCATCACATCGCCGGTCTGCAGGTGCTGTTGCGCAGCATCCTGGCCGGCACCGAACCCGCCGTGCTCGACGTGTCCGGCGGCTTCCTGCCCGAGGCGCTGGTGGGCGCGATCTCCGGGATGCGCGGCGAGCGCCGCTACACCGCGCTGGTGCCCACCCAGCTGATCAAAGCCCTGGACGAACCCGCCGCCGCGGCGGCGCTCGCCGAGCTGGACGCGGTGCTCGTCGGCGGCGCGGCCACTCCCGCTCCGGTCTACGAGCGTGCCCGAGCGCTGGGCATCAACGCGGTACGCACCTACGGCATGAGCGAGACCTGCGGCGGCTGCGTCTACGACGGCATCCCGCTGACGGGCGTGCAGGTCCGCATCGACGACGGCCGAGTGGTGCTCGGTGGCCCGATGATCGCCCGCGGCTACCGCGGCCGGCCCGACCACCCCGCCTTCGCCGAACCCGGCTGGTTCCGCACCGACGACGCGGGCAGTTTCGACGACGGCGTGCTGCGGGTGACCGGCCGGCTCGACGAGGCCATTCTCACCGGCGGCCTGCTGGTCATCCCGCAGGTCGTCGAGGACGTGCTCGTCACCCATCCGTCGATCAGCGAGTGCGCGGTGCTCGGCCTGCCCGACGACCGGCTCGGCCAGCGGGTCGCGGTGGCTGTCGTGCCCGCCGCGGGCGCGACGCCGACACTGGAAGACCTGCGGGTGCACGTGGAGCGCGAGCTCGATCCCACCTCGGCCCCGCGTGAACTGGCCATCGTCGAGGAACTGCCACTGCACGGGCCGGGCAAGCCGAACCGGCACAGACTGCGCGAACTGCTGATGGCCCGGTCCACCACCTGA
- a CDS encoding VOC family protein: MDILGSRVILRPRDYQATLAFYRDGLGLAVAREYPGGTVFFAGQSLIEVAAHGGSGAASTFDGALWLQVRDAQDAAAELATKGIVIDRAPKQEPWGLIEMWTKDPDGVPIVLVQIPAEHPLRRDSRWSQD; the protein is encoded by the coding sequence ATGGACATCCTCGGCAGCCGAGTGATCCTGCGACCGCGCGACTACCAGGCCACCCTGGCCTTCTACCGCGACGGACTCGGCTTGGCCGTCGCCAGGGAGTACCCGGGCGGCACGGTGTTCTTCGCCGGGCAGTCGCTCATCGAGGTGGCCGCCCACGGCGGCTCCGGCGCGGCGAGCACCTTCGACGGCGCCCTGTGGTTGCAGGTCCGCGACGCTCAGGACGCGGCGGCCGAACTGGCGACCAAGGGCATCGTGATCGATCGCGCGCCGAAACAGGAGCCGTGGGGGCTGATCGAGATGTGGACCAAAGACCCCGATGGGGTGCCGATAGTCCTGGTCCAGATCCCGGCCGAGCATCCGCTTCGGCGGGATTCGCGCTGGTCGCAGGACTGA
- a CDS encoding 1,4-dihydroxy-2-naphthoyl-CoA synthase, producing the protein MTFDPKLWRPVPGFENLTDITYHRHIEQGTVRVAFDRPEVRNAFRPHTVDELYRALDHARMTSDVGAVLLTGNGPSPKDGGWAFCSGGDQRIRGRSGYQYADGETAETVDPARAGRLHILEVQRLIRFMPKVVIALVNGWAAGGGHSLHVVCDLTLASREHARFKQTDADVGSFDGGYGSAYLAKMVGQKFAREIFFLGRPYTAEEMHRMGAVNKVVDHDRLETEALEWTADINGKSPQAQRMLKYAFNLLDDGLVGQQLFAGEATRMAYMTDEAVEGRDSFLEKRAPDWTPYPWYF; encoded by the coding sequence GTGACTTTCGATCCCAAGCTGTGGCGACCGGTCCCCGGATTCGAGAACCTGACCGACATCACCTACCACCGGCACATCGAGCAGGGCACCGTGCGTGTGGCGTTCGACCGGCCGGAGGTGCGCAACGCGTTCCGTCCGCACACCGTCGACGAGCTCTACCGGGCGCTCGACCACGCGCGGATGACCTCCGACGTCGGCGCGGTGCTGCTCACCGGCAACGGCCCCAGCCCGAAGGACGGCGGCTGGGCGTTCTGCTCCGGCGGCGACCAGCGCATCCGCGGGCGCAGCGGCTACCAGTACGCCGACGGCGAGACCGCCGAGACGGTGGACCCGGCGCGGGCGGGACGACTGCACATCCTCGAGGTGCAGCGGCTGATCCGGTTCATGCCGAAGGTGGTGATCGCACTGGTCAACGGCTGGGCGGCGGGCGGCGGGCACAGCCTGCACGTGGTGTGCGACCTGACCCTGGCCAGCCGCGAGCACGCCCGGTTCAAGCAGACCGACGCCGACGTGGGCAGCTTCGACGGCGGCTACGGCAGCGCCTACCTTGCCAAGATGGTGGGCCAGAAGTTCGCCCGCGAGATCTTCTTCCTCGGCCGCCCCTACACCGCCGAGGAGATGCACCGGATGGGCGCGGTGAACAAGGTGGTCGACCACGATCGGCTCGAAACCGAGGCGCTGGAGTGGACCGCCGACATCAACGGCAAGTCGCCGCAGGCGCAGCGCATGCTCAAGTACGCGTTCAACCTGCTCGACGACGGCCTGGTGGGCCAGCAGCTGTTCGCCGGCGAAGCCACCCGGATGGCGTACATGACCGACGAGGCCGTCGAGGGCCGCGACTCCTTCCTGGAGAAGCGCGCCCCCGACTGGACGCCCTACCCGTGGTACTTCTGA
- a CDS encoding PaaI family thioesterase, whose amino-acid sequence MSQEVTPVPEDAAAGSGVATSTRRIDTSAIDPDRYESHGGFPKIAPASPGPEFGPFVEAMRTLQDLAVSADAPDEVYGAALGKARELIDLLEPYRAPEGRSPAGRSVELPGRGSLLMLPWTVVEAGPDGITTTGVFRRYHLGGNGAAHGGVLPLLFDDLFGMIVHYAGRPISRTAYLHVNYRKVTPLETRLTVTGRADRIEGRKTFVTAELRDEQGEVLADAEGLMVQLLPWQP is encoded by the coding sequence ATGAGCCAGGAAGTGACACCTGTTCCAGAAGACGCGGCGGCGGGGAGCGGTGTAGCCACGAGCACGCGCCGTATCGACACCAGCGCGATCGATCCGGACCGCTACGAATCGCACGGTGGATTCCCCAAGATCGCCCCCGCGTCGCCCGGCCCGGAGTTCGGCCCGTTCGTGGAAGCCATGCGGACGCTGCAAGACCTGGCTGTCTCCGCCGACGCCCCCGACGAGGTCTACGGCGCGGCCCTCGGCAAGGCGCGCGAGCTGATCGATCTGCTCGAGCCCTACCGGGCGCCGGAAGGGCGTTCGCCCGCGGGCCGCTCGGTCGAACTGCCCGGCCGCGGCAGTTTGCTGATGCTGCCGTGGACCGTGGTCGAAGCGGGCCCGGACGGCATCACCACCACCGGCGTGTTCCGCCGATACCACCTGGGCGGCAACGGCGCCGCGCACGGCGGCGTGCTGCCGCTGCTGTTCGACGATCTGTTCGGGATGATCGTGCACTACGCGGGCAGGCCGATCAGCCGGACGGCGTACCTGCACGTCAACTACCGCAAGGTGACTCCGCTCGAGACGCGGCTGACCGTCACCGGGCGCGCGGATCGCATCGAGGGCCGAAAGACCTTCGTCACCGCGGAATTGCGCGACGAACAGGGCGAAGTGCTCGCCGACGCCGAAGGATTGATGGTTCAGCTGCTGCCCTGGCAGCCCTGA
- a CDS encoding DUF6918 family protein, translated as MVAALSESLLDDTKRSAFLAEAKEVLDAEVSDKGGASGLAVKGGYAAVNKIGPSIVPDALESLAPKLLEQLQPFWAEYQAAGAGTFADLLVSKSDAVAESLLAVTDARAESSSRPALQKVYNSLRSSAKKHVIEALPRVGDLVQKHAN; from the coding sequence GTGGTTGCAGCACTGTCTGAATCCCTGCTCGACGACACGAAGCGCTCGGCCTTCCTTGCCGAAGCCAAGGAGGTTCTGGACGCTGAGGTGTCGGACAAGGGCGGCGCGTCGGGCCTGGCCGTCAAGGGCGGCTACGCGGCCGTGAACAAGATCGGCCCGTCGATCGTGCCGGACGCCCTGGAGTCGTTGGCGCCCAAGCTGCTCGAGCAGCTGCAGCCCTTCTGGGCCGAGTACCAGGCCGCAGGCGCCGGCACCTTCGCCGACCTGCTCGTCTCCAAGTCCGACGCGGTCGCCGAGTCGCTGCTGGCCGTGACCGACGCGCGCGCCGAGTCGTCCAGCCGTCCGGCCCTGCAGAAGGTCTACAACTCGCTGCGCTCCTCGGCGAAGAAGCACGTCATCGAGGCGCTGCCCCGGGTCGGCGACCTGGTGCAGAAGCACGCCAACTGA
- the menD gene encoding 2-succinyl-5-enolpyruvyl-6-hydroxy-3-cyclohexene-1-carboxylic-acid synthase, which translates to MNPSTAQARVVVDELVRGGVRDVVLCPGSRNAPLAFALQAADAAGRLRLHMRIDERTAGFLAIGLAVSAGAPVPVVMTSGTAVANLGPAVLEANYARVPLIVLSANRPYEMLGTGANQTIEQLGLFGSQVRATVSLGIAEADGAGAGSYEQQNSVWRSSVCRVLAAARGTRSGNAGPVHFDIPLREPLVPDLAAGESEPAGRADGKPWTATQYATLDVPLEIDLSIDTVVVSGHGAGPRPELAQLPTVAEPTAPMHGPALHPLALPLLNPRQAIITGRPTLHRQVSRLLADPEVTVYALTTGPRWPDVSGNVVGTGTRAVTSGAPRPEWLRHCADLSVTAERAVRTELAGHPKPTGLHVAAVVMDALREGDQLLLGASNPVRDAALVSTPRPGVRVLSNRGVAGIDGTVSTAVGAALAHEGRTIALIGDLTFLHDASGLLIGRGEPRPADLTIVVANDDGGGIFELLEQGDPQYAGVFERVFGTPHGMDLAALCAAYRIPHRQVDPAELAAELTGNAHGLRVLEVATERSSLRELHATVRSKIAP; encoded by the coding sequence GTGAATCCGTCCACTGCGCAGGCCAGGGTTGTCGTCGACGAGTTGGTGCGCGGCGGCGTCCGTGACGTGGTGCTGTGCCCCGGCTCGCGCAATGCCCCGCTGGCCTTCGCGCTACAGGCCGCCGACGCGGCCGGGCGGCTGCGGCTGCACATGCGCATCGACGAACGCACCGCGGGATTCCTGGCGATCGGCCTGGCCGTGTCGGCGGGCGCGCCGGTCCCGGTGGTGATGACCTCGGGCACCGCGGTGGCCAATCTGGGACCGGCTGTGCTGGAAGCCAATTACGCGCGGGTCCCGCTGATCGTCCTGAGCGCCAACCGGCCCTACGAGATGCTCGGCACCGGGGCCAACCAGACCATCGAACAGCTCGGCCTGTTCGGCAGCCAGGTACGCGCGACGGTCAGCCTCGGCATCGCCGAAGCCGACGGCGCGGGTGCGGGCAGCTACGAACAGCAGAACAGTGTGTGGCGATCCTCGGTCTGCCGGGTGCTGGCGGCCGCTCGCGGAACCCGCTCGGGCAATGCCGGACCGGTGCACTTCGACATTCCGCTGCGCGAACCGCTGGTCCCCGATCTCGCCGCGGGCGAATCCGAGCCCGCGGGCCGCGCCGACGGCAAGCCGTGGACGGCCACCCAGTACGCGACGCTGGACGTGCCGCTCGAGATCGATCTGAGCATCGACACCGTGGTGGTCTCCGGTCACGGCGCGGGCCCGCGCCCCGAACTGGCGCAACTGCCCACCGTCGCCGAACCGACCGCCCCCATGCACGGCCCGGCCCTGCATCCGCTCGCGCTGCCGCTGCTGAACCCGCGCCAGGCGATCATCACCGGACGTCCGACCCTGCACCGCCAGGTGTCGCGACTGCTCGCCGATCCCGAAGTCACCGTCTACGCCCTGACCACCGGACCGCGCTGGCCCGATGTCTCCGGGAACGTGGTCGGCACCGGCACCCGCGCGGTGACCTCGGGCGCACCGCGCCCGGAATGGCTGCGGCACTGCGCCGACCTGAGCGTCACCGCCGAGCGGGCGGTGCGCACCGAGCTGGCCGGGCATCCCAAGCCCACCGGCCTGCATGTGGCTGCGGTGGTGATGGACGCGCTGCGTGAGGGCGATCAGTTGCTGCTCGGCGCATCGAATCCGGTGCGCGACGCCGCGCTGGTGTCCACGCCGCGCCCCGGCGTGCGGGTGCTGTCCAACCGGGGTGTGGCCGGCATCGACGGCACCGTCTCGACCGCTGTCGGCGCCGCTCTCGCACACGAAGGCCGCACCATCGCCCTGATCGGCGATCTCACCTTCCTGCACGACGCCTCCGGCCTGCTGATCGGCCGGGGTGAACCGCGCCCGGCCGATCTGACCATCGTGGTCGCCAACGACGACGGCGGCGGCATCTTCGAACTGCTCGAACAGGGCGACCCGCAGTACGCGGGCGTGTTCGAGCGAGTCTTCGGCACCCCGCACGGCATGGACCTCGCGGCACTCTGCGCGGCCTACCGCATCCCGCACCGCCAGGTCGACCCGGCCGAGCTGGCGGCCGAACTCACCGGCAACGCCCACGGCCTGCGCGTGCTCGAGGTCGCCACCGAGCGCTCCAGCCTGCGTGAACTGCACGCCACCGTACGCAGCAAGATCGCCCCCTGA
- a CDS encoding TIGR03086 family metal-binding protein — MQTRFDLQPATSTLESVVAAIRDDQLDAPTPCAETSVRTLLVHVLGLAEAFRQAATKESVGRSQAPDLAALPDLPSDWRARIGERLRALTEAWQAPQAWEGETEAGGVREAAPVMAAIALDELVVHGWDLARATGQSFHCADAHIEVLLEMLRGTPPEGVPGLFGPSVAVSHDAPALHRVLGLTGRDPEWAG; from the coding sequence ATGCAGACCCGTTTCGATCTCCAGCCCGCCACCAGCACCCTGGAGTCCGTGGTGGCCGCGATCCGCGACGACCAGCTCGACGCGCCCACCCCGTGTGCGGAGACGTCGGTGCGCACACTGCTTGTGCACGTCCTCGGTCTGGCCGAGGCATTCCGGCAGGCAGCCACCAAGGAATCCGTCGGCCGCTCGCAGGCCCCCGACCTCGCGGCACTGCCCGACCTGCCGTCGGACTGGCGGGCACGCATCGGCGAGCGGTTGCGGGCGCTGACCGAGGCATGGCAGGCACCGCAGGCGTGGGAGGGCGAGACCGAAGCCGGTGGCGTGCGCGAGGCAGCCCCCGTCATGGCCGCGATCGCGCTCGACGAACTGGTCGTCCACGGCTGGGATCTCGCTCGGGCGACCGGTCAATCGTTCCACTGTGCCGACGCCCACATCGAGGTGCTGCTCGAGATGCTGCGCGGCACTCCGCCCGAGGGCGTGCCCGGGCTGTTCGGCCCCTCTGTCGCGGTGTCGCACGATGCCCCGGCGCTGCACCGGGTACTCGGCCTCACCGGTCGCGACCCGGAGTGGGCCGGGTGA
- a CDS encoding TetR/AcrR family transcriptional regulator, whose amino-acid sequence MTERAMAEDERSPGSVRPGGRTARVRAEVLRAAGDLLAERGFSGLDLTEVAARAGVGKTTVYRRWGTPTAVVADLLEDMAEQSVPRADTGSLRGDLTENARLIARTLTDPRQGRLFRAVIAAATCDPEAETALHRFYDVRLREWGACVSDAVERGEAPAGTDPRAVFSAVAAPLYYRLLASGDPIDDATALAAAEATLAAVGAGVFTGS is encoded by the coding sequence ATGACCGAACGAGCTATGGCCGAGGACGAACGCTCCCCCGGTTCGGTGCGGCCAGGGGGCCGCACCGCCCGGGTGCGGGCCGAAGTACTGCGGGCGGCCGGGGATCTGCTGGCCGAACGCGGCTTCTCCGGCCTGGATCTGACCGAGGTCGCCGCACGAGCGGGGGTTGGCAAGACGACCGTCTACCGCCGCTGGGGCACCCCGACCGCGGTGGTCGCCGACCTGCTCGAGGACATGGCCGAGCAGTCGGTGCCGCGTGCGGACACCGGCTCGCTACGCGGCGATCTCACCGAGAACGCGCGCCTGATCGCGCGCACCCTCACCGATCCGCGGCAGGGCAGGCTGTTTCGCGCCGTCATCGCCGCCGCCACCTGCGACCCCGAGGCCGAGACCGCCCTGCACCGCTTCTACGACGTCCGCCTCCGGGAATGGGGAGCGTGCGTGAGCGATGCCGTCGAGCGCGGGGAGGCACCGGCCGGCACCGACCCGCGTGCGGTGTTCTCCGCGGTCGCCGCGCCGCTGTACTACCGGCTGCTGGCCAGCGGAGATCCCATCGACGACGCGACGGCGCTGGCGGCCGCCGAGGCGACGCTCGCCGCGGTCGGCGCAGGGGTGTTCACCGGCTCGTGA